From a region of the Geothrix sp. 21YS21S-2 genome:
- a CDS encoding bifunctional UDP-sugar hydrolase/5'-nucleotidase → MPRNVVSLAAGSILTVLLVGCSLSSPEKLAGQGALAGDAKVILLQTTDVHDHANGFGPMSATSPGPVGSYARVASYVNSVRAGAPAGTSVVLVDSGDWTMGTLYDLTIGSQPLATFFIDTLRYDCVTLGNHEFDYTPLGLASALAQSQAKFGYHTPIVASNTVLNGNADLAPFMGTAITPTYTKTYASGLKIGFIGLMGTEAAAAAPASAPVTFTDYSKNYALVQNLVDNLRNAQGCHVVIALSHAGTDSSNINAVTGEDVNLAKNTTGIDVIASGHTHNAFPDTKANFAQATAVAGKTWTTQIICAGAYTTNVARIDLTYNFASRATTLVASSNKAMTDASLTALAVNPVRDPAQSVFVAQADSQLNYGLGSLFTTLFGSQAGYTYNATDLTTGIYKVVGTTPQDMRSNDQNPVRCPNGLGDFAADSVRNVPNGIISAAVAGTMTKYSLTQAQAVAALQAGGYDTTPYTAGVVATGVIRDYLGAGPISFANAYNVLPLGISPDTTQAIPVGYPLMSIYLTTEDLQKVCALQLLSQCNLTPSDYYLNLSGLTYALDGPGSYLYFKYATAAAVLSVVQSKAATVAAAGAAYQALAALGATGDPTALLTAMAGGNAYATAMVALNDPAATLTQTQIGTNLQVLGDVATKGATDAATGSITLNTKIFNMAIGAIGQISAFAAADATCMGAPALNLAPATRYRVAGDLYAVLMMGAAKSKFGVDITAYAKGTAGDATTVSAANLAAAMAYRINASGPVAPVVELKEWMALVEYIGALGGTIPPYYLSTAVFSDFAVAGRWGPAVTVRNQSYPIGSIGAMMTTLGGL, encoded by the coding sequence ATGCCAAGGAATGTCGTTTCGCTGGCCGCCGGGAGCATCCTCACCGTACTGCTCGTAGGCTGCTCGCTTTCCTCCCCCGAAAAACTCGCCGGCCAGGGCGCCCTCGCCGGCGACGCCAAGGTCATCCTCCTCCAGACCACGGACGTCCATGACCACGCCAACGGCTTCGGGCCCATGTCGGCCACCAGCCCGGGCCCCGTGGGCTCCTACGCGCGGGTCGCGAGCTACGTGAACTCCGTGCGGGCCGGGGCGCCCGCCGGGACCTCCGTGGTGCTGGTGGATTCGGGCGACTGGACCATGGGCACGCTGTACGACCTCACCATCGGGTCCCAGCCCCTGGCCACCTTCTTCATCGACACGCTGCGCTACGACTGCGTGACCCTGGGCAACCACGAGTTCGACTACACCCCCCTGGGCCTCGCGTCGGCCCTCGCCCAGTCCCAGGCCAAGTTCGGCTACCACACCCCCATCGTCGCCTCCAACACGGTGCTCAACGGGAACGCGGACCTGGCCCCCTTCATGGGCACGGCCATCACCCCCACCTACACCAAGACCTACGCCTCGGGCCTGAAGATCGGCTTCATCGGCCTCATGGGCACGGAGGCCGCCGCGGCGGCCCCGGCCTCGGCCCCGGTGACCTTCACCGACTACAGCAAGAACTACGCCCTGGTGCAGAACCTGGTGGACAACCTCCGCAACGCCCAGGGCTGCCACGTGGTCATCGCCCTCTCCCACGCGGGGACGGACTCCTCCAACATCAACGCCGTCACCGGCGAGGACGTGAACCTGGCCAAGAACACCACCGGCATCGACGTCATCGCCTCCGGCCACACCCACAACGCCTTCCCGGACACCAAGGCGAACTTCGCCCAGGCCACCGCCGTCGCGGGCAAGACCTGGACCACCCAGATCATCTGCGCCGGCGCCTACACCACCAACGTCGCCCGCATCGACCTCACCTACAACTTCGCCTCCAGGGCGACCACCCTGGTCGCCTCCTCCAACAAGGCCATGACCGACGCGAGCCTCACGGCCCTGGCGGTCAACCCCGTGCGCGACCCCGCCCAGTCCGTGTTCGTGGCCCAGGCGGACTCCCAGCTCAACTACGGGCTGGGCTCCCTGTTCACGACCCTCTTCGGCTCGCAGGCGGGATACACCTACAACGCCACCGACCTGACCACGGGGATCTACAAGGTGGTGGGCACCACCCCCCAGGACATGCGCTCCAACGACCAGAACCCCGTGCGCTGCCCCAACGGGCTGGGCGACTTCGCAGCGGACTCCGTGCGCAACGTTCCCAACGGCATCATCTCCGCCGCCGTCGCGGGGACCATGACGAAGTACTCCCTGACCCAGGCCCAGGCCGTCGCGGCCCTCCAGGCCGGAGGCTACGACACCACCCCCTACACGGCGGGCGTCGTGGCCACAGGCGTCATCCGCGACTACCTGGGCGCCGGCCCCATCTCCTTCGCCAACGCCTACAACGTGCTGCCCCTGGGCATCTCCCCGGACACCACCCAGGCCATCCCGGTGGGCTACCCCCTGATGTCCATCTACCTCACCACCGAGGACCTCCAGAAGGTCTGCGCCCTCCAGCTCCTGAGCCAGTGCAACCTCACCCCCTCGGACTACTACCTGAACCTCTCCGGCCTCACCTACGCGCTGGACGGCCCCGGGTCCTACCTGTACTTCAAGTACGCCACCGCCGCCGCCGTGCTCTCCGTGGTCCAGTCCAAGGCCGCCACCGTCGCCGCCGCCGGCGCGGCCTACCAGGCCCTGGCCGCCCTGGGCGCCACCGGCGATCCCACGGCGCTCCTCACCGCCATGGCCGGCGGCAACGCCTACGCCACGGCCATGGTCGCCCTGAACGACCCGGCCGCCACCCTCACCCAGACCCAGATCGGCACGAACCTGCAGGTTCTGGGGGACGTCGCCACCAAGGGCGCCACCGACGCCGCCACGGGCAGCATCACCCTCAACACCAAGATCTTCAACATGGCCATCGGCGCCATCGGCCAGATCTCGGCCTTCGCCGCGGCCGACGCCACCTGCATGGGCGCCCCCGCCCTCAACCTCGCCCCCGCCACCCGCTACCGCGTGGCCGGCGACCTCTATGCCGTGCTGATGATGGGCGCGGCGAAGTCCAAGTTCGGGGTGGACATCACGGCCTACGCCAAGGGGACCGCGGGGGACGCCACCACGGTGTCCGCCGCCAACCTGGCCGCGGCCATGGCCTACCGCATCAACGCCAGCGGGCCCGTCGCCCCGGTGGTCGAGCTCAAGGAGTGGATGGCCCTGGTCGAGTACATCGGGGCGCTGGGCGGCACCATCCCGCCCTACTACCTGTCCACCGCCGTCTTCTCCGATTTCGCCGTCGCGGGGCGCTGGGGCCCGGCCGTCACGGTGCGGAACCAGTCCTATCCGATCGGATCCATCGGCGCGATGATGACGACCCTCGGAGGCCTTTGA
- a CDS encoding OmpP1/FadL family transporter — protein sequence MKRGLLYSSLILGLMPPAAAGGIFYNSNQSAEYIRMFDRNSAIDNADIVYYNMAGTTRLKDGWTFNFSDQMIFQKATVRTIGNPAVGDRTYTSDNPVLIVPNFYLAYKKDTWAAFLGVETLGATAIREWKGGLPTLDLMGKQLAGYGQTEYSQVIGADAIAAALAGGATPTQAQAAGLAAGLGTAYFPSNSYLKGSSAYIAVRIGGAIQVNPKFSVAAAGRFVTSQQATVGSVDGYCTYNQFNHDLRTHNRLVIDKVDKATGFSAEFGFNYYPNDKAVLNLTYEMGTSLNFKTTVHDGKDGGGLFKDGAKAHLDLPQVVRLGFGYQLTPALRLSMGANAYLEKDVDFSALDNVQFGIKASRAYRNTYEESAAFEYQINPKWLVSFGVNLNQIGQRQESTMDISVPGAHANYMSEGVGFQYSASKRMKINVGLAHTAFQNKYKNADAGDRQLAASYATQGVTIAPTKEYNKEYYILAIGVDFHF from the coding sequence ATGAAGAGAGGTCTGCTCTATTCCTCGCTGATCCTCGGCCTGATGCCCCCGGCGGCGGCCGGCGGGATCTTCTACAACAGCAACCAGAGCGCGGAATACATCCGAATGTTCGACCGGAACAGCGCGATCGACAACGCGGACATCGTCTACTACAACATGGCCGGCACCACCCGGCTCAAGGACGGCTGGACCTTCAACTTCAGCGACCAGATGATCTTCCAGAAGGCCACGGTGCGCACCATCGGGAACCCGGCGGTGGGGGACAGGACCTACACCTCCGACAACCCGGTCCTGATCGTCCCCAACTTCTACCTGGCGTACAAGAAGGACACCTGGGCGGCCTTCCTGGGCGTGGAGACCCTCGGGGCCACGGCCATCCGGGAATGGAAGGGCGGGCTGCCCACCCTCGACCTCATGGGCAAGCAGCTGGCGGGCTATGGCCAGACAGAGTACTCCCAGGTCATCGGCGCCGACGCCATCGCCGCGGCTCTGGCCGGCGGCGCCACCCCCACCCAGGCCCAGGCCGCGGGTCTTGCGGCGGGCCTGGGCACCGCCTACTTCCCCTCCAACTCCTACCTGAAGGGCTCCTCCGCCTACATCGCCGTGCGGATCGGCGGCGCCATCCAGGTCAACCCGAAGTTCTCGGTGGCCGCGGCGGGGCGGTTCGTGACGTCCCAGCAGGCCACGGTGGGCAGTGTGGACGGCTATTGCACCTACAACCAGTTCAACCATGACCTGAGGACCCACAACCGCCTGGTCATCGACAAGGTCGACAAGGCCACGGGGTTCTCGGCCGAATTCGGCTTCAACTACTACCCGAACGACAAGGCCGTGCTGAATCTGACCTATGAGATGGGCACCTCGCTCAACTTCAAGACCACCGTGCACGACGGCAAGGACGGCGGCGGCCTCTTCAAGGACGGCGCCAAGGCCCACCTCGACCTGCCCCAGGTGGTGCGCCTGGGCTTCGGCTACCAGCTGACGCCCGCCCTGCGGCTATCCATGGGGGCCAACGCCTACCTGGAAAAGGACGTCGACTTCAGCGCGCTCGACAACGTGCAGTTCGGAATCAAGGCCTCCCGGGCCTACCGGAACACCTACGAGGAGTCGGCGGCCTTCGAGTACCAGATCAATCCCAAATGGCTTGTGAGCTTCGGGGTCAACCTGAACCAGATCGGGCAGCGCCAGGAATCCACCATGGACATCAGCGTTCCGGGCGCCCACGCCAACTACATGTCCGAGGGCGTCGGCTTCCAGTACTCGGCCTCGAAGCGCATGAAGATCAACGTGGGCCTCGCCCACACGGCCTTCCAGAACAAGTACAAGAACGCGGACGCCGGGGACCGGCAGCTGGCGGCATCCTACGCCACGCAGGGCGTCACCATCGCGCCGACCAAGGAATACAACAAGGAATACTACATCCTCGCCATCGGCGTCGATTTCCATTTCTAA
- a CDS encoding DUF2804 domain-containing protein, translating into MHTLIGENGKVGYGCLDGPVDFNHEAFPLRTFFGRRAGRLRRRMALGAFSYLGILGDGCLAGLAAVRLGYVANVFGFFFDFRTGDFWEHTVKDLPGRLDFPLDPDEGAIRYRSRSCSLDLAKSHSRERLEVEARFGKRLAVSGRFPYGFANKPLRVVNPSCGDPNRFTFTEKCAPLLPEALSVTFDGVERAGPLAQAAAVYDWSAGFFNRHSNWLWSALAGILPDGTPVGANFAALVNESFYPENAFWVGAKRIRLAQVVFDYDPADPRGEDWRVFTEDGQVDLRFRPLGERGERTRVPFLKVNFRQFFGEYTGWLRDPGGRSVRLDRMRGVAEIHLSVW; encoded by the coding sequence ATGCACACGCTCATCGGGGAGAACGGGAAGGTCGGCTACGGCTGCCTGGACGGGCCGGTCGACTTCAACCACGAGGCCTTCCCCCTGCGGACCTTCTTCGGGCGCAGGGCGGGCCGGCTGCGAAGGCGCATGGCCCTGGGGGCCTTCAGCTACCTGGGCATCCTGGGGGACGGCTGCCTGGCGGGCCTGGCAGCCGTGCGCCTGGGCTACGTGGCCAACGTCTTCGGCTTCTTCTTCGATTTCCGCACCGGGGACTTCTGGGAGCACACCGTGAAGGACCTCCCGGGCCGCCTGGACTTCCCCCTGGACCCCGACGAGGGCGCCATCCGCTACCGGAGCCGCAGCTGCAGCCTCGATCTGGCCAAGTCCCACAGCCGGGAGCGGCTGGAGGTGGAGGCCCGCTTCGGGAAGCGCCTGGCCGTGAGCGGCCGGTTCCCCTACGGCTTCGCGAACAAGCCCCTTCGGGTGGTGAACCCCAGCTGCGGGGACCCCAACCGCTTCACCTTCACCGAGAAGTGCGCCCCCCTCCTGCCGGAGGCCCTGTCGGTGACCTTCGACGGCGTCGAGCGGGCGGGCCCCCTCGCCCAGGCGGCCGCCGTGTACGACTGGTCAGCCGGCTTCTTCAACCGCCACAGCAACTGGCTCTGGTCGGCCCTGGCCGGGATCCTGCCGGACGGCACCCCGGTGGGCGCCAATTTCGCCGCCCTGGTGAACGAGTCCTTCTACCCCGAGAACGCCTTCTGGGTGGGCGCCAAGCGGATCCGCCTGGCCCAGGTGGTCTTCGACTACGACCCCGCGGACCCGCGGGGGGAGGACTGGCGCGTCTTCACCGAGGACGGCCAGGTGGACCTGCGGTTCCGGCCGCTGGGGGAGCGGGGGGAGCGGACCCGGGTGCCCTTCCTGAAGGTGAATTTCCGGCAGTTCTTCGGGGAGTACACCGGGTGGCTGCGGGACCCCGGCGGGCGCTCGGTGCGGCTGGACCGCATGCGGGGGGTGGCGGAGATCCACCTCTCCGTATGGTGA
- a CDS encoding GntR family transcriptional regulator, with the protein MIRKTLAASIRDALRARIADGVWEDRLPSEPELVKLFEASRETVRKALGMLEAEGLIYRMHGKGTFVEAPMSFNPLSGTLSITEELARTRHPVRNTVLESGWIAPDRISSPFLRSFFEGAPRVFQVKRLRLVRSDVLAVETSYFREGDFPGIETADFSGSLHGLMSGRFGLAPDRVRNRFHALDFRIKEEREAARALGSRQAIRVERALVLKREVYYAVSFTLRTDLHPLEFIQLPGRTGEGVL; encoded by the coding sequence ATGATCAGGAAGACCCTCGCCGCCAGCATCCGGGACGCCCTCCGGGCCCGGATCGCCGACGGCGTCTGGGAGGACCGCCTCCCCTCCGAGCCCGAGCTGGTCAAGCTCTTCGAGGCCAGCCGGGAGACCGTGCGCAAGGCCCTGGGGATGCTGGAGGCCGAGGGCCTCATCTACCGCATGCACGGCAAGGGCACCTTCGTGGAGGCGCCCATGAGCTTCAACCCGCTCTCGGGCACCCTCTCCATCACGGAGGAGCTGGCCCGCACCCGCCACCCGGTGCGCAACACCGTCCTGGAGTCGGGCTGGATCGCCCCGGACCGCATCTCCTCCCCCTTTCTCCGGAGCTTCTTCGAGGGGGCCCCGCGGGTCTTCCAGGTCAAGCGCCTCCGCCTGGTGCGCAGCGACGTGCTGGCCGTGGAGACTTCGTACTTCCGGGAGGGGGACTTCCCCGGCATCGAGACGGCGGATTTCTCCGGTTCCCTCCACGGGCTCATGAGCGGACGCTTCGGCCTGGCCCCTGACAGGGTGCGCAACCGGTTCCATGCCCTGGACTTCCGCATCAAGGAGGAGCGGGAGGCCGCCCGGGCCCTGGGCAGCCGCCAGGCCATCCGGGTGGAACGGGCCCTGGTGCTGAAACGGGAGGTCTACTACGCGGTGAGCTTCACCCTGCGCACGGACCTCCATCCGCTGGAGTTCATCCAGCTGCCCGGCAGGACCGGGGAGGGGGTGCTGTGA
- a CDS encoding DUF5916 domain-containing protein, with the protein MIGLRLARWAALGLVAWGIPLGAAGLEAVRARGPIRLDGGMHEPDWDRAPAATGFRTSWPDFGREAATPTEVKVLYDDQYLYVGAHMGLPRGVRPVRRLHRRDQESTSDWFGVYIDSNRDRRTAFGFLVNAAGVQRDALYAGDAISGDSSWDAVWESQVKAGPGGWTAILKIPLSALRLRSGGNEVWGINFSRTDSGAIRESSYWDLPPRGENAFASRFPDLTGIKGVAPQLRREWIPFFTFTDKFRTAKTYDDRHRKGNAGLDAHLGLTSASQLDLTLRPDFAQVEVDQAVLNLSTVETVFPEKRPFFLEGMEIFQFPGVRLFYSRRIGRSLASPTLDDGQTLLDGPPTAEIAAAAKYTAKLDRGLALGALAAGVENARGIVDTADGGRLGRPISPYATYGVVRALQTVDGRGSTVGGFASVVREADRTGRIAKVGAVDSVLKSADRASVLELSAAWSEAGARGAEATGAWQYARYFRRWSSGWRMEVNGDNASRNFNPNDQGYQARADEQRVYAGVVRHWDERILSMRNWEWGVDFSFARDQAGKVFQRTASTWASTDFTNFWAVWGSARVSLPVDDDRELRAYTDPVKKYLHRGSIPGLGLGFDTPGNRPWYVRITANRSFWPDGPTSDAGWYQSIKLGPAIEIQSDTSVTRNEGELRYLETQGTTPVVGLRRMTQFNETLRLAYAVTPKLSLQVLGQWLMANWEFRNLQSYVDDGTLAPNAASAATCFSDRVWNENLIVRWEFNPGSTLFFVYTHGVATDALVNDRGSLSPRADVAVLSRLPSDDAVQVKVSWMFR; encoded by the coding sequence GTGATCGGTCTGCGCCTCGCGCGGTGGGCGGCGCTCGGGCTGGTGGCCTGGGGCATTCCCCTGGGGGCGGCCGGGCTGGAAGCGGTGCGCGCCCGGGGACCCATCCGGCTGGACGGCGGCATGCACGAGCCCGACTGGGACCGGGCCCCCGCGGCCACGGGGTTCCGCACCTCCTGGCCCGACTTCGGCCGGGAGGCGGCCACCCCCACCGAGGTGAAGGTCCTCTACGACGACCAGTATCTCTACGTGGGCGCGCACATGGGGCTGCCCCGGGGGGTGCGCCCCGTGCGCCGCCTGCACCGCCGGGACCAGGAGAGCACCAGCGACTGGTTCGGCGTCTACATCGACAGCAACCGGGACCGGCGCACCGCCTTCGGCTTCCTGGTCAACGCCGCCGGGGTCCAGCGGGACGCCCTCTACGCCGGGGACGCCATCTCGGGCGACTCGAGCTGGGACGCCGTCTGGGAAAGCCAGGTCAAGGCCGGTCCGGGAGGCTGGACGGCCATCCTGAAGATCCCCCTCTCCGCCCTGCGCCTGCGCAGCGGAGGGAACGAGGTCTGGGGCATCAACTTCAGCCGCACGGATTCGGGCGCCATCCGCGAGTCCAGCTACTGGGACCTTCCGCCCCGGGGCGAGAACGCCTTCGCCAGCCGGTTCCCGGACCTGACCGGCATCAAGGGGGTGGCCCCCCAGCTCCGGCGGGAGTGGATCCCCTTCTTCACCTTCACGGACAAGTTCCGTACGGCCAAGACCTACGATGACCGGCACCGGAAAGGGAACGCCGGGCTGGATGCCCACCTGGGCCTGACCTCCGCCTCCCAGCTGGACCTGACCCTGCGGCCGGACTTCGCCCAGGTGGAGGTGGACCAGGCGGTGCTGAACCTCTCCACGGTCGAGACGGTCTTTCCCGAGAAGCGGCCCTTCTTCCTGGAGGGCATGGAGATCTTCCAGTTCCCCGGGGTCCGCCTCTTCTACAGCCGCAGGATCGGCCGGAGCCTCGCCAGCCCCACCCTGGACGACGGCCAGACCCTCCTGGACGGGCCCCCGACCGCGGAGATCGCGGCGGCCGCGAAGTACACGGCCAAGCTGGACAGGGGTCTGGCCCTGGGCGCCCTGGCCGCGGGGGTGGAGAACGCCCGGGGCATCGTGGACACTGCGGACGGCGGGCGCCTGGGCCGCCCCATCTCCCCCTACGCCACCTACGGGGTCGTCCGGGCCCTGCAGACCGTGGACGGCCGGGGGAGCACCGTGGGCGGCTTCGCGTCCGTGGTGCGGGAGGCGGACCGCACTGGGCGGATAGCCAAGGTGGGGGCCGTGGACAGCGTCCTGAAGAGCGCCGACCGGGCTTCCGTCCTGGAGCTGAGCGCCGCATGGAGCGAGGCGGGGGCCAGGGGGGCCGAGGCCACCGGGGCGTGGCAGTACGCCCGGTACTTCCGGCGCTGGAGCTCGGGCTGGCGCATGGAGGTCAACGGCGACAACGCCAGCCGGAACTTCAACCCCAACGACCAGGGCTACCAGGCGCGGGCCGACGAGCAGCGCGTCTACGCCGGGGTGGTCCGCCACTGGGACGAGCGGATCCTCTCCATGCGGAACTGGGAGTGGGGTGTGGATTTCTCGTTCGCCCGGGACCAGGCCGGCAAGGTCTTCCAGCGGACCGCAAGCACTTGGGCCAGCACGGACTTCACCAATTTCTGGGCCGTGTGGGGCAGCGCCCGGGTCTCCCTGCCCGTGGACGACGACCGGGAGCTTCGCGCCTACACGGATCCCGTCAAGAAGTACCTCCACCGGGGCTCCATCCCGGGCCTGGGCCTGGGGTTCGACACGCCGGGGAACCGGCCCTGGTACGTGCGCATAACGGCCAACCGGTCGTTCTGGCCGGACGGCCCCACCTCCGACGCGGGGTGGTACCAGTCCATCAAGCTCGGTCCGGCCATCGAGATCCAGTCCGACACCTCCGTCACCCGCAACGAGGGGGAGCTCAGGTACCTGGAGACCCAGGGCACGACCCCCGTGGTCGGCCTCCGGCGCATGACCCAGTTCAACGAGACCCTGCGCCTGGCCTACGCCGTGACCCCGAAGCTCAGCCTGCAGGTCCTCGGACAGTGGCTCATGGCCAACTGGGAGTTCCGGAACCTCCAGAGCTACGTGGACGACGGGACCCTGGCCCCCAACGCCGCCAGCGCCGCCACCTGCTTCTCGGACCGGGTATGGAATGAGAACCTTATCGTCCGATGGGAATTCAACCCGGGGTCCACGCTGTTTTTCGTCTACACCCACGGGGTGGCCACGGATGCGCTGGTCAACGACCGGGGCAGCCTCAGCCCGCGTGCGGACGTGGCCGTGCTTTCCCGCCTGCCTTCGGACGATGCGGTCCAGGTGAAGGTGAGCTGGATGTTCCGCTAG
- a CDS encoding SDR family oxidoreductase, with the protein MTRLRGSHVLITGAASGIGRLMAQDARVRGARLTLLDRDEAGLRSVMAELGGDTAVFTVDLSDRAQIQATAAKVLKTRGAVDVLVNNAGIVTGKPILECSDEAIERTFQVNTLALFWMTRAFLPAMIAQGRGHLVTVASAAGLSGTSRLTDYCASKFAAVGFDESLRLELKRLGHPVRTTVVCPYYIDTGMFRGVKTRFSWLLPILDPVYVTVRILDAIEKDRARLIMPRFVVSVLMIKFLPASLFDAITGFFGVNRSMDEFKGR; encoded by the coding sequence ATGACCCGCCTGCGCGGTTCCCATGTGCTCATCACCGGCGCCGCCAGCGGCATCGGGCGCCTCATGGCCCAGGACGCCCGGGTGCGGGGGGCGCGCCTGACGCTCCTTGACCGGGACGAGGCCGGGCTCCGTTCCGTCATGGCGGAACTGGGGGGCGACACCGCGGTGTTCACGGTGGACCTCTCCGACCGCGCCCAGATCCAGGCCACGGCCGCCAAGGTCCTCAAGACCCGGGGCGCGGTGGACGTGCTGGTCAACAACGCCGGCATCGTCACGGGCAAGCCCATCCTGGAATGTTCGGACGAGGCCATCGAGCGCACCTTCCAGGTGAACACCCTGGCCCTCTTCTGGATGACCCGGGCCTTCCTGCCGGCCATGATCGCCCAGGGCCGGGGCCACCTCGTCACCGTCGCCAGCGCCGCGGGCCTCTCGGGCACCTCCCGGCTCACCGACTACTGCGCCTCGAAATTCGCCGCCGTGGGCTTCGACGAGTCCCTGCGCCTGGAGCTCAAGCGCCTGGGCCACCCCGTACGCACCACCGTGGTCTGCCCCTACTACATCGACACCGGCATGTTCCGCGGCGTCAAGACCCGCTTCTCCTGGCTCCTGCCCATCCTGGACCCCGTCTACGTCACCGTCCGCATCCTGGACGCCATCGAGAAGGACCGCGCCCGGCTCATCATGCCGAGGTTCGTGGTGTCGGTGCTGATGATCAAGTTCCTGCCCGCGTCGCTCTTTGACGCCATCACGGGGTTCTTCGGGGTGAACCGGTCCATGGACGAGTTCAAGGGACGGTGA
- a CDS encoding YtfJ family protein has protein sequence MIRKAAIALLALGPALAGITVGQKLPEAEVADKGVMVLDGRSIAYRPWKASETNGRIRTLYHLAARMGIDDINKPYIDALIAARLPETLPDSPYKTITVLNLSEANWVTHGVGVGRLEKNQRDTPYAIFVADEKGAARAAWGLLPGQSAVIVLDRDGTVLFFKEGKLSPEEIRKAVGLIQDRLK, from the coding sequence ATGATCCGCAAGGCCGCCATCGCCCTCCTCGCACTCGGTCCCGCCCTGGCTGGGATCACCGTCGGCCAGAAGCTCCCCGAAGCCGAAGTGGCCGACAAGGGCGTCATGGTCCTGGACGGCAGGTCCATCGCCTATCGCCCCTGGAAGGCCTCGGAAACCAACGGCCGGATCCGCACCCTCTACCACCTCGCCGCCCGCATGGGCATCGACGACATCAACAAGCCGTACATCGACGCCCTCATCGCCGCCAGGCTCCCCGAGACGCTTCCGGACAGCCCCTACAAGACCATCACGGTCCTGAACCTCTCCGAGGCCAACTGGGTCACCCACGGCGTCGGGGTCGGCCGCCTCGAGAAGAACCAGAGGGACACGCCCTACGCCATCTTCGTGGCCGACGAGAAGGGCGCCGCCAGGGCCGCCTGGGGCCTGCTGCCGGGGCAGTCGGCGGTCATCGTGCTGGACCGGGACGGGACGGTGCTCTTCTTCAAGGAAGGGAAGCTTTCGCCCGAGGAGATCCGGAAGGCCGTGGGACTCATCCAGGACAGGCTGAAATAG
- a CDS encoding carboxylesterase, with the protein MAMRDPESAWQPYSAYPGTDAGVLVSHGFTGSPASVIHLARRLAEAGFNVECPRLTGHGLHWQDLATATREDWLRDLRDAMERLKARSRMVFVTGLSMGGTLALRLAQTDPAIRGVAVVNHALVFGNPLVPVAFLLKHLVRSTPAIASDILDSGISEPGCDRTPTAGVEQVYRLAREVRADLPALRQPLLVFKSREDHVLPARNAPITLLEAGSADKELVWLEHSYHVATMDHDKELIADKCIAFFTRLSREEP; encoded by the coding sequence ATGGCGATGCGCGATCCCGAATCGGCCTGGCAACCCTATTCCGCCTACCCCGGAACGGACGCCGGCGTCCTGGTGTCCCACGGGTTCACCGGCAGCCCCGCCAGCGTGATCCACCTGGCCCGGCGCCTGGCCGAGGCCGGCTTCAACGTGGAGTGCCCCCGCCTCACGGGACACGGCCTCCACTGGCAGGACCTGGCCACCGCCACCCGGGAGGACTGGCTGCGGGACCTGCGCGACGCGATGGAGCGCCTCAAGGCCCGGAGCCGCATGGTCTTCGTGACGGGCCTTTCCATGGGGGGGACCCTGGCCCTGCGCCTGGCCCAGACGGACCCCGCCATCCGGGGCGTGGCGGTGGTCAACCACGCGCTGGTCTTCGGCAATCCCCTGGTCCCCGTGGCCTTCCTCCTCAAGCACCTCGTGCGCTCCACCCCCGCCATCGCCTCGGACATCCTGGATTCGGGCATCAGCGAGCCCGGCTGCGACCGCACCCCCACCGCAGGCGTGGAGCAGGTGTACCGCCTGGCCCGGGAGGTGCGGGCGGACCTGCCCGCGCTCCGCCAGCCCCTGCTGGTCTTCAAGTCCCGGGAGGACCACGTCCTGCCGGCCCGGAACGCCCCCATCACCCTCCTGGAGGCCGGTTCCGCCGACAAGGAACTGGTGTGGCTGGAGCATTCCTACCACGTGGCCACCATGGACCACGACAAGGAACTCATCGCAGACAAGTGCATCGCCTTCTTCACCCGCCTTTCCCGGGAGGAACCATGA